A window from Nothobranchius furzeri strain GRZ-AD chromosome 17, NfurGRZ-RIMD1, whole genome shotgun sequence encodes these proteins:
- the dnajb5 gene encoding dnaJ homolog subfamily B member 5 — protein MGKDYYKTLGISKGSNEDEIKKAYRRMALRFHPDKNKDANAEEKFKEIAEAYEVLSDPKKRVIYDQLGEEGLKTGSSSSSGAPGSSTYHYTFHGDPHATFASFFGGSNPFDMFFGSNRSHSRSNGFSFHNDHSNGTEQDTEMDEDDPFAHFGRQFGFPGGLNNGFPAEGRRRRGAPSERLGTSRKQQDAPVVHELKVSLEEIFHGCTKRMKITRRRLNPDGRSMRTEDKILNIVIKKGWKEGTKITFPKEGDETPENIPADIVFVLKDKGHAHFRRDGSNIIYNCKINLKEALCGCTVSIPTLENHVISLPCHDIIKPGTAKRLRGEGLPFPKNPSQRGDLIVEFSVRFPDRIPPQSREIIRQHLPQS, from the exons ATGGGGAAGGACTACTACAAGACCTTGGGAATCTCCAAGGGATCCAACGAGGATGAGATCAAGAAGGCCTACCGACGCATGGCGCTCCGCTTTCACCCTGACAAGAACAAGGATGCTAACGCAGAGGAGAAGTTCAAGGAAATCGCAGAGGCGTATGAGGTCCTCAGCGATCCCAAGAAAAGGGTCATCTACGATCAGCTGGGAGAGGaag GTTTGAAGACAGGAAGCAGCAGCTCGTCCGGTGCTCCTGGCAGCTCAACTTACCACTACACTTTCCACGGGGACCCCCACGCTACCTTTGCATCTTTCTTTGGCGGCTCCAACCCCTTTGACATGTTTTTTGGCTCCAACCGCAGCCACAGCCGCTCCAATGGTTTCTCCTTCCATAACGACCACAGCAACGGAACAGAGCAGGACACAGAAATGGACGAGGATGATCCTTTTGCTCATTTTGGAAGGCAGTTCGGTTTTCCTGGTGGATTGAACAATGGTTTTCCAGCTGAGGGCCGCAGGCGGAGAGGCGCTCCATCGGAGCGTTTGGGGACCAGCCGTAAGCAGCAGGATGCTCCAGTGGTCCACGAGCTGAAGGTCTCGCTGGAAGAGATCTTCCATGGCTGCACCAAGCGCATGAAGATCACCCGCCGCAGGCTGAACCCTGACGGACGGAGCATGAGGACAGAGGACAAGATTCTCAACATTGTCATCAAGAAGGGTTGGAAGGAGGGCACCAAGATAACGTTCCCAAAGGAGGGGGATGAGACCCCTGAGAACATTCCTGCTGATATAGTCTTCGTCCTTAAAGACAAAGGGCATGCCCACTTCAGGAGAGACGGTTCCAATATCATTTATAACTGCAAGATTAATCTGAAAGAG GCCCTGTGCGGCTGCACTGTTAGTATCCCCACGCTGGAAAACCACGTCATCTCTCTCCCCTGTCATGACATCATCAAGCCAGGGACAGCGAAGCGGCTCAGAGGGGAAGGCCTGCCTTTCCCAAAGAACCCGTCTCAACGTGGTGATCTCATCGTGGAATTTTCTGTCCGTTTTCCTGACAGGATCCCTCCTCAGTCCAGAGAGATAATCAGACAGCACCTCCCTCAGTCATAG
- the akr1a1a gene encoding aldo-keto reductase family 1 member A1-A, translating into MSKFVTLSSRQRMPIIGLGTWKSSPGQVKQAVLAALECGYRHIDCAAAYGNEQEVGEALAQWVGPGKALQRDDVFVTSKLWNTMHDPEDVEEACRTSLDHLGLSYLDLYLIHWPIAFQRGTELMPRREDGSICYSDTHYRDTWTAMEKLVDKGLVKAIGLSNFNARQIDDIISTARHTPVVNQVECHPYLSQTDLLAHCRSKAICVTAYSPLGSRDRPWATADEPCLLQDPHLGDIAQKYQKSPAQVILRWNIQRGVACIPKSVTPSRIQENLAVFDFSLSQEDMELIDSLNRNMRFVVPTTEKDGKKVFRDAHHPHFPFNDPY; encoded by the exons ATGAGCAAGTTTGTGACTCTCTCATCAAGGCAGAGAATGCCTATCATTGGACTTGGTACATGGAAGAGTTCTCCAGGacag GTGAAACAGGCAGTGCTGGCGGCTCTAGAGTGCGGATACAGACACATCGACTGTGCTGCTGCTTATGGAAATGAACAGGAGGTTGGAGAAGCTCTGGCTCAGTGGGTCGGACCAGGAAAG gctctgcagcgtgatgACGTCTTTGTCACATCCAAACTCTGGAACACCATGCATGACCCAGAGGATGTTGAAGAGGCATGCAGGACCAGTCTGGACCACCTGGGTCTCTCCTACCTGGACCTGTACCTCATCCACTGGCCCATTGCCTTTCA gcggGGGACGGAGCTGATGCCTCGGCGAGAAGATGGAAGCATTTGTTACTCTGACACACACTACAGAGATACCTGGACAGCTATGGAGAAGCTTGTAGATAAAGGCCTGGTCAAGGCCATAGGACTGTCCAATTTCAATGCCAGGCAGATCGATGACATCATCAGCACAGCCAGACACACACCTGTAGTGAACCAG GTGGAATGCCACCCATACCTGTCTCAGACAGACCTCCTGGCACATTGTCG ATCGAAGGCAATCTGTGTGACTGCTTACAGTCCTCTGGGGAGCAGAGACAGACCCTGGGCCACTGCCGATGAACCTTGTCTGCTCCAGGATCCCCATCTGGGAGACATCGCCCAGAAATACCAGAAATCTCCAGCTCAGGTGATACTCAG GTGGAACATTCAGAGGGGTGTAGCATGTATTCCCAAAAGTGTGACGCCATCCAGGATCCAGGAGAATCTGGCCGTGTTCGACTTTTCCCTGTCACAAGAGGACATGGAGCTGATCGACTCCTTAAACCGCAACATGCGCTTTGTTGTCCCAACAACCGAG AAAGATGGCAAGAAAGTGTTTCGAGACGCACACCATCCTCATTTCCCCTTTAATGATCCTTACTGA
- the vcp gene encoding transitional endoplasmic reticulum ATPase: MASGGESKNDDLATAILKQKSRPNRLIVDESINEDNSVVSLSQAKMDELQLFRGDTVLMKGKKRRETVCIVLSDDSCSDEKVRMNRVVRNNLRVRLGDVISIQPCPDVKYGKRIHVLPIDDTVEGITGNLFEVYLKPYFLEAYRPIRKGDIFLVRGGMRAVEFKVVETDPSPYCIVAPDTVIHCEGEPIRREDEEESLNEVGYDDIGGVRKQLAQIKEMVELPLRHPALFKAIGVKPPRGILLYGPPGTGKTLIARAVANETGAFFFLINGPEIMSKLAGESESNLRKAFEEAEKNAPAIIFIDELDAIAPKREKTHGEVERRIVSQLLTLMDGLKQRAHVIVMAATNRPNSIDPALRRFGRFDREVDIGIPDATGRLEILQIHTKNMKLAEDVDLELVANETHGHVGADLAALCSEAALQAIRKKMDLIDLEDETIDAEVMNSLAVTMDDFKWALSQSNPSALRETVVEVPNITWDDIGGLEDVKRELQELVQYPVEHPDKFLKFGMTPSKGVLFYGPPGCGKTLLAKAIANECQANFISIKGPELLTMWFGESEANVREIFDKARQAAPCVLFFDELDSIAKARGGNVGDGGGAADRVINQILTEMDGMSSKKNVFIIGATNRPDIIDPAILRPGRLDQLIYIPLPDEKSRISILKANLRKSPISKDVDLDFLAKMTNGFSGADLTEICQRACKLAIRESIENEIRRERERQTNPSAMEVEEDDPVPEIRKDHFEEAMRFARRSVSDNDIRKYEMFAQTLQQSRGFGSFRFPSSAAGGSGPSHGSGGTGSGQVFSEDNDDDLYG; this comes from the exons ATGGCTTCGGGAGGGGA ATCCAAAAATGATGATCTAGCAACTGCAATTCTTAAACAGAAGAGCAGACCCAACAGACTGATTGTTGATGAATCCATTAATGAAGACAACAGTGTGGTCTCTCTTTCTCAG GCCAAGATGGACGAGCTGCAGCTCTTTCGTGGAGACACGGTGCTAATGAAAGGGAAAAAGAGACGAGAGACTGTGTGCATTGTGCTTTCTGACGACTCCTGTTCTGATGAAAAGGTTCGCATGAACAGGGTTGTTCGGAACAATCTGAGAGTTCGTCTAGGTGATGTCATCAG CATTCAGCCTTGCCCTGATGTGAAGTATGGAAAGAGGATTCATGTTCTCCCAATAGATGACACGGTAGAAGGAATCACAGGCAACCTGTTTGAGGTCTACCTGAAGCCATACTTCTTGGAGGCTTACAGACCAATCCGCAAAG GGGATATTTTCCTGGTTAGAGGAGGCATGCGTGCTGTGGAGTTCAAAGTGGTAGAGACCGATCCGTCCCCTTACTGCATCGTTGCTCCTGACACAGTCATTCACTGTGAGggtgagccaatcaggagagag GATGAAGAAGAGTCCCTGAATGAGGTGGGCTACGATGACATCGGAGGAGTCAGGAAGCAGTTGGCTCAGATCAAAGAGATGGTGGAGTTGCCGCTTAGACACCCTGCACTGTTTAAGGCCATCGGAGTCAAG CCCCCGCGTGGTATTCTTCTATATGGACCCCCTGGAACCGGAAAAACTTTGATTGCCAGGGCTGTGGCCAATGAAACAGGAGCTTTCTTCTTTCTAATTAATG GCCCTGAGATCATGAGCAAGCTGGCTGGAGAGAGTGAAAGTAATTTAAGAAAGGCCTTTGAGGAAGCTGAGAAGAATGCCCCTGCCATCATCTTTATCGATGAACTTGATGCAATCGCTCCAAAGAGGGAGAAG ACTCATGGAGAGGTGGAGAGGCGCATCGTGTCTCAACTGCTGACTCTCATGGACGGCCTGAAACAGAGAGCTCATGTGATCGTCATGGCTGCTACCAACAGACCCAACAGCATTGATCCAGCTCTCAGAAGATTTG GGCGTTTTGACAGAGAGGTCGACATTGGCATCCCTGATGCAACTGGCAGGTTGGAGATCCTGCAGATTCACACCAAGAATATGAAACTGGCTGAAGATGTCGACTTGGAACTG GTAGCCAATGAGACCCACGGTCATGTGGGAGCAGATCTGGCTGCTCTCTGCTCCGAGGCTGCTCTGCAGGCAATTAGGAAGAAGATGGACCTGATCGACCTGGAGGATGAGACTATTGATGCTGAAGTCATGAACTCTCTTGCTGTTACCATGGATGACTTCAAG TGGGCTCTAAGTCAGAGCAATCCATCTGCTCTGAGGGAGACGGTTGTTGAGGTTCCCAACATCACCTGGGATGATATTGGAGGTCTGGAGGATGTCAAGAGGGAGCTTCAGGAGTTGGTGCAG TACCCCGTGGAGCATCCAGACAAGTTCCTCAAGTTTGGCATGACCCCATCCAAGGGTGTGCTGTTCTATGGTCCCCCTGGTTGTGGTAAAACTCTGCTGGCCAAAGCTATTGCCAATGAGTGCCAGGCAAACTTCATCTCTATCAAAGGACCAGAGCTGCTCACCATGTGGTTCGGAGAATCGGAGGCCAACGTCAGAGAGATCTTTGACAAG GCTCGTCAGGCTGCCCCATGTGTTCTGTTCTTTGATGAGCTGGACTCCATAGCCAAGGCTCGTGGCGGTAACGTGGGAGATGGTGGTGGAGCTGCTGACCGTGTCATCAACCAGATTCTGACTGAGATGGATGGGATGTCCAGCAAGAAGAATGTGTTCATCATTGGAGCCACAAACAGACCAGACATCATTGACCCTGCCATCCTAAGACCCGGCCGTCTCGATCAGCTCATCTACATCCCCCTGCCTGACGAAAAGAGCAGGATCAGCATCCTGAAGGCCAATCTCCGCAAGAGTCCCATCAGCAAG GACGTGGACCTGGACTTCCTGGCTAAGATGACCAATGGCTTCTCGGGAGCTGATCTCACAGAGATCTGCCAGCGGGCGTGTAAACTTGCCATCAGAGAGAGCATTGAGAACGAGATccgcagagagagggagaggcagACAAACCCATCAGCTATG gaggtggaggaggacgatCCTGTTCCAGAGATCAGAAAGGACCACTTTGAAGAAGCAATGCGATTTGCTCGCCGTTCTGTCAGCGATAATGATATTCGCAAATATGAGATGTTTGCTCAGACACTGCAGCAGAGCCGTGGCTTCGGCAGCTTCAG GTTTCCCTCCAGCGCTGCAGGTGGAAGTGGTCCAAGTCATGGCTCAGGGGGAACTGGCAGTGGTCAGGTGTTCAGTGAAGATAACGATGATGATCTTTATGGATAA
- the fancg gene encoding Fanconi anemia group G protein isoform X3: MTGCLSGSSDSLVLWRAVLKSVRSTAFHHCVLYLLSLQWAVWLTCCQLKAIQDFKLEISVLLETLKEKGGDDCRMEAKGKFPNVPKLLISPIRLVELLQICTVITQGAEKLHEGLGSEALSDLQAASLLPAPRALIAYTHLLSGSCLTHMNRPQMALQCYRKAVETDSGCVCALHQSALVYRQLKNSQAEIQALRLLHSTLLLPSSTEPFEAGTRLLSPSLFLRSQSLSSLLSVPSALTVLHSLALKCVLHGRVPEGVEHYLDLMAALHSEDQPGVRGKSTDTQVHTKVSSLPKLPSLYLEAGAALLMAQRPADCMVVCNEVIGTMQELLPEKIVLQEPEERSLSRTGDVRVEGEDRLEVLICTAAAYLLQGHCYANTKDWKQAVTHYTRCVGLLVKVHYKNRGFQTQTPSPDTDVQWGTNVCILQRLKGLSLAGRGISFTQMDRLKEALRDLQLSLQALPEGVSAGLWCGEVLWRLGRRREAAACWEKTWTSPIKSPTETLPVYVQEPQTGPLLDSTELQNRIHELHPV; the protein is encoded by the exons ATGACTGGATGTCTTTCTGGTTCTTCGGACTCTCTTGTACTTTGGAGAGCGGTTCTCAAATCAGTGAGAAGCACAGCTTTTCATCACTGTGTACTCTACCTTCTCTCTCTGCAGTGGGCAGTATGGCTGACCTGCTGCCAGCTTAAAGCTATACAAGATTTTAAg TTGGAGATTTCTGTTCTGTTGGAAACACTGAAGGAAAAAGGTGGGGATGATTGTAGGATGGAGGCAAAGGGAAAGTTCCCAAATGTTCCTAAACTGTTGATAAGTCCAATAAGGCTTGTTGAACTGTTGCAGATCTGCACCGTCATCACTCAAG GTGCTGAAAAGCTGCATGAGGGTTTGGGCTCCGAGGCCCTGTCTGATCTTCAGGCAGCTTCTCTTTTACCTGCTCCCAGAGCTCTTATCGCGTATACACACCTCCTGTCTGGCTCTTGCCTCACTCACATG AATCGCCCTCAGATGGCACTGCAGTGTTACAGAAAGGCCGTGGAGACCGACTCTGGTTGTGTTTGTGCCCTCCATCAGAGCGCACTCGTCTACCGGCAGCTAAAAAACTCACAGGCTGAGATCCAAGCCCTTCGTCTTCTGCACTCG ACTTTGTTGTTGCCATCTTCTACAGAGCCTTTTGAGGCTGGAACCCGTCTTCTCTCTCCATCCTTATTTCTGCGCAGCCAATCGCTGAGCAGCCTGCTCTCAGTCCCGTCTGCTCTCACTGTCCTTCACAGTCTGGCTCTCAAATGTGTGCTGCATGGCAG AGTACCAGAGGGTGTGGAGCACTATCTGGATTTGATGGCTGCTCTACATTCAGAAGATCAGCCTGGAGTGAGAGGGAAATCAACAGACACACAA GTGCACACTAAAGTCTCCTCCCTCCCCAAATTACCCAGCCTCTACCTGGAGGCTGGAGCTGCCTTGCTCATGGCCCAGCGTCCTGCCGATTGTATGGTGGTCTGCAATGAAGTCATTGGCACGATGCAGGAGTTGCTTCCAGAGAAAATTGTGTTGCAAGAGCCAGAAGAACGAAGTTTGTCTCGGACCGGGGACGTGAGAGTAGAAGGTGAGGATAGGCTGGAGGTGCTGATCTGCACGGCGGCTGCCTACCTCCTTCAGGGTCACTGCTACGCTAACACAAAGGACTGGAAGCAAGCTGTCACCCACTACACGAG GTGTGTCGGCCTGCTGGTGAAGGTCCACTACAAAAACAGAG GTTTCCAAACACAAACTCCCAGTCCAGACACAGATGTCCAATGGGGAACAAATGTTTGCATCCTTCAAAGGCTTAAAGGACTTTCATTAGCTGGTAGAGGCATCAGTTTCACCCAGATGGACCGGCTGAAAGAGGCCCTCAGAGACTTGCAGCTCAGCCTGCAGGCCCTCCCAG AGGGTGTGAGTGCAGGGCTGTGGTGTGGCGAGGTGTTGTGGAGGCTCGGCAGGAGGCGAGAGGCAGCAGCTTGTTGGGAAAAGACCTGGACCTCTCCCATCAAATCCCCAACAGA GACTCTTCCTGTGTATGTCCAAGAACCTCAGACTGGCCCTTTGTTGGATTCCACAGAACTGCAAAACAGAATACATGAACTTCATCCTGTTTAG
- the fancg gene encoding Fanconi anemia group G protein isoform X2, which produces MFQPMSLLVSWTQENNKLVHNFKQDPQDVFSQEHKQSSLTQRSSEFDKLLRQIQGIPLDRHHVELELSVVFNACVRLTAQSQHEQVELLLKQARERVLQMTGCLSGSSDSLVLWRAVLKSVRSTAFHHCVLYLLSLQWAVWLTCCQLKAIQDFKLEISVLLETLKEKGGDDCRMEAKGKFPNVPKLLISPIRLVELLQICTVITQGAEKLHEGLGSEALSDLQAASLLPAPRALIAYTHLLSGSCLTHMNRPQMALQCYRKAVETDSGCVCALHQSALVYRQLKNSQAEIQALRLLHSTLLLPSSTEPFEAGTRLLSPSLFLRSQSLSSLLSVPSALTVLHSLALKCVLHGRVPEGVEHYLDLMAALHSEDQPGVRGKSTDTQVHTKVSSLPKLPSLYLEAGAALLMAQRPADCMVVCNEVIGTMQELLPEKIVLQEPEERSLSRTGDVRVEGEDRLEVLICTAAAYLLQGHCYANTKDWKQAVTHYTRCVGLLVKVHYKNRGFQTQTPSPDTDVQWGTNVCILQRLKGLSLAGRGISFTQMDRLKEALRDLQLSLQALPEGVSAGLWCGEVLWRLGRRREAAACWEKTWTSPIKSPTETLPVYVQEPQTGPLLDSTELQNRIHELHPV; this is translated from the exons ATGTTTCAACCTATGTCTTTATTGGTTAGTTggacacaggaaaacaacaagttAGTACATAATTTTAAG CAAGATCCGCAAGATGTTTTCAGCCAAGAACACAAGCAGAGTAGTCTGACACAGCGTTCCTCTGAGTTTGACAAACTTTTGAGGCAAATACAAG gcatCCCTCTTGACAGACATCATGTAGAGCTAGAGCTTTCGGTGGTGTTTAATGCCTGTGTTCGTTTAACTGCTCAGTCTCAGCATGAGCAGGTTGAGCTACTCCTCAAACAAGCTAGAGAAAGAG TTCTGCAGATGACTGGATGTCTTTCTGGTTCTTCGGACTCTCTTGTACTTTGGAGAGCGGTTCTCAAATCAGTGAGAAGCACAGCTTTTCATCACTGTGTACTCTACCTTCTCTCTCTGCAGTGGGCAGTATGGCTGACCTGCTGCCAGCTTAAAGCTATACAAGATTTTAAg TTGGAGATTTCTGTTCTGTTGGAAACACTGAAGGAAAAAGGTGGGGATGATTGTAGGATGGAGGCAAAGGGAAAGTTCCCAAATGTTCCTAAACTGTTGATAAGTCCAATAAGGCTTGTTGAACTGTTGCAGATCTGCACCGTCATCACTCAAG GTGCTGAAAAGCTGCATGAGGGTTTGGGCTCCGAGGCCCTGTCTGATCTTCAGGCAGCTTCTCTTTTACCTGCTCCCAGAGCTCTTATCGCGTATACACACCTCCTGTCTGGCTCTTGCCTCACTCACATG AATCGCCCTCAGATGGCACTGCAGTGTTACAGAAAGGCCGTGGAGACCGACTCTGGTTGTGTTTGTGCCCTCCATCAGAGCGCACTCGTCTACCGGCAGCTAAAAAACTCACAGGCTGAGATCCAAGCCCTTCGTCTTCTGCACTCG ACTTTGTTGTTGCCATCTTCTACAGAGCCTTTTGAGGCTGGAACCCGTCTTCTCTCTCCATCCTTATTTCTGCGCAGCCAATCGCTGAGCAGCCTGCTCTCAGTCCCGTCTGCTCTCACTGTCCTTCACAGTCTGGCTCTCAAATGTGTGCTGCATGGCAG AGTACCAGAGGGTGTGGAGCACTATCTGGATTTGATGGCTGCTCTACATTCAGAAGATCAGCCTGGAGTGAGAGGGAAATCAACAGACACACAA GTGCACACTAAAGTCTCCTCCCTCCCCAAATTACCCAGCCTCTACCTGGAGGCTGGAGCTGCCTTGCTCATGGCCCAGCGTCCTGCCGATTGTATGGTGGTCTGCAATGAAGTCATTGGCACGATGCAGGAGTTGCTTCCAGAGAAAATTGTGTTGCAAGAGCCAGAAGAACGAAGTTTGTCTCGGACCGGGGACGTGAGAGTAGAAGGTGAGGATAGGCTGGAGGTGCTGATCTGCACGGCGGCTGCCTACCTCCTTCAGGGTCACTGCTACGCTAACACAAAGGACTGGAAGCAAGCTGTCACCCACTACACGAG GTGTGTCGGCCTGCTGGTGAAGGTCCACTACAAAAACAGAG GTTTCCAAACACAAACTCCCAGTCCAGACACAGATGTCCAATGGGGAACAAATGTTTGCATCCTTCAAAGGCTTAAAGGACTTTCATTAGCTGGTAGAGGCATCAGTTTCACCCAGATGGACCGGCTGAAAGAGGCCCTCAGAGACTTGCAGCTCAGCCTGCAGGCCCTCCCAG AGGGTGTGAGTGCAGGGCTGTGGTGTGGCGAGGTGTTGTGGAGGCTCGGCAGGAGGCGAGAGGCAGCAGCTTGTTGGGAAAAGACCTGGACCTCTCCCATCAAATCCCCAACAGA GACTCTTCCTGTGTATGTCCAAGAACCTCAGACTGGCCCTTTGTTGGATTCCACAGAACTGCAAAACAGAATACATGAACTTCATCCTGTTTAG
- the fancg gene encoding Fanconi anemia group G protein isoform X1, with the protein MFQPMSLLVSWTQENNKLVHNFKQQDPQDVFSQEHKQSSLTQRSSEFDKLLRQIQGIPLDRHHVELELSVVFNACVRLTAQSQHEQVELLLKQARERVLQMTGCLSGSSDSLVLWRAVLKSVRSTAFHHCVLYLLSLQWAVWLTCCQLKAIQDFKLEISVLLETLKEKGGDDCRMEAKGKFPNVPKLLISPIRLVELLQICTVITQGAEKLHEGLGSEALSDLQAASLLPAPRALIAYTHLLSGSCLTHMNRPQMALQCYRKAVETDSGCVCALHQSALVYRQLKNSQAEIQALRLLHSTLLLPSSTEPFEAGTRLLSPSLFLRSQSLSSLLSVPSALTVLHSLALKCVLHGRVPEGVEHYLDLMAALHSEDQPGVRGKSTDTQVHTKVSSLPKLPSLYLEAGAALLMAQRPADCMVVCNEVIGTMQELLPEKIVLQEPEERSLSRTGDVRVEGEDRLEVLICTAAAYLLQGHCYANTKDWKQAVTHYTRCVGLLVKVHYKNRGFQTQTPSPDTDVQWGTNVCILQRLKGLSLAGRGISFTQMDRLKEALRDLQLSLQALPEGVSAGLWCGEVLWRLGRRREAAACWEKTWTSPIKSPTETLPVYVQEPQTGPLLDSTELQNRIHELHPV; encoded by the exons ATGTTTCAACCTATGTCTTTATTGGTTAGTTggacacaggaaaacaacaagttAGTACATAATTTTAAG CAGCAAGATCCGCAAGATGTTTTCAGCCAAGAACACAAGCAGAGTAGTCTGACACAGCGTTCCTCTGAGTTTGACAAACTTTTGAGGCAAATACAAG gcatCCCTCTTGACAGACATCATGTAGAGCTAGAGCTTTCGGTGGTGTTTAATGCCTGTGTTCGTTTAACTGCTCAGTCTCAGCATGAGCAGGTTGAGCTACTCCTCAAACAAGCTAGAGAAAGAG TTCTGCAGATGACTGGATGTCTTTCTGGTTCTTCGGACTCTCTTGTACTTTGGAGAGCGGTTCTCAAATCAGTGAGAAGCACAGCTTTTCATCACTGTGTACTCTACCTTCTCTCTCTGCAGTGGGCAGTATGGCTGACCTGCTGCCAGCTTAAAGCTATACAAGATTTTAAg TTGGAGATTTCTGTTCTGTTGGAAACACTGAAGGAAAAAGGTGGGGATGATTGTAGGATGGAGGCAAAGGGAAAGTTCCCAAATGTTCCTAAACTGTTGATAAGTCCAATAAGGCTTGTTGAACTGTTGCAGATCTGCACCGTCATCACTCAAG GTGCTGAAAAGCTGCATGAGGGTTTGGGCTCCGAGGCCCTGTCTGATCTTCAGGCAGCTTCTCTTTTACCTGCTCCCAGAGCTCTTATCGCGTATACACACCTCCTGTCTGGCTCTTGCCTCACTCACATG AATCGCCCTCAGATGGCACTGCAGTGTTACAGAAAGGCCGTGGAGACCGACTCTGGTTGTGTTTGTGCCCTCCATCAGAGCGCACTCGTCTACCGGCAGCTAAAAAACTCACAGGCTGAGATCCAAGCCCTTCGTCTTCTGCACTCG ACTTTGTTGTTGCCATCTTCTACAGAGCCTTTTGAGGCTGGAACCCGTCTTCTCTCTCCATCCTTATTTCTGCGCAGCCAATCGCTGAGCAGCCTGCTCTCAGTCCCGTCTGCTCTCACTGTCCTTCACAGTCTGGCTCTCAAATGTGTGCTGCATGGCAG AGTACCAGAGGGTGTGGAGCACTATCTGGATTTGATGGCTGCTCTACATTCAGAAGATCAGCCTGGAGTGAGAGGGAAATCAACAGACACACAA GTGCACACTAAAGTCTCCTCCCTCCCCAAATTACCCAGCCTCTACCTGGAGGCTGGAGCTGCCTTGCTCATGGCCCAGCGTCCTGCCGATTGTATGGTGGTCTGCAATGAAGTCATTGGCACGATGCAGGAGTTGCTTCCAGAGAAAATTGTGTTGCAAGAGCCAGAAGAACGAAGTTTGTCTCGGACCGGGGACGTGAGAGTAGAAGGTGAGGATAGGCTGGAGGTGCTGATCTGCACGGCGGCTGCCTACCTCCTTCAGGGTCACTGCTACGCTAACACAAAGGACTGGAAGCAAGCTGTCACCCACTACACGAG GTGTGTCGGCCTGCTGGTGAAGGTCCACTACAAAAACAGAG GTTTCCAAACACAAACTCCCAGTCCAGACACAGATGTCCAATGGGGAACAAATGTTTGCATCCTTCAAAGGCTTAAAGGACTTTCATTAGCTGGTAGAGGCATCAGTTTCACCCAGATGGACCGGCTGAAAGAGGCCCTCAGAGACTTGCAGCTCAGCCTGCAGGCCCTCCCAG AGGGTGTGAGTGCAGGGCTGTGGTGTGGCGAGGTGTTGTGGAGGCTCGGCAGGAGGCGAGAGGCAGCAGCTTGTTGGGAAAAGACCTGGACCTCTCCCATCAAATCCCCAACAGA GACTCTTCCTGTGTATGTCCAAGAACCTCAGACTGGCCCTTTGTTGGATTCCACAGAACTGCAAAACAGAATACATGAACTTCATCCTGTTTAG